In one Paenibacillus sp. JQZ6Y-1 genomic region, the following are encoded:
- a CDS encoding AraC family transcriptional regulator, producing MTQQLHHQNAELATLIQRHCPDEGLFETAVPSLFLIHHRQTTERAFRVYQPCLCMIASGAKDIFLANEHLAYGPASYLVASMNLPVVGQVVQASVDEPYLSFKLEFSQAQILEVLHNTDLPQMPRDHAKRALFVGQSEQQLLDAAVRLTRLLEQPKDIPFLAPLFTKEILYKLLQTPYGVTLAQIALEGSSSYRIHEVIEQIIQQYDQPLRVEELAELASMSVSSFHRNFKEITAMSPLQFQKQLRLQEARRLLLAESADAADVAFRVGYESASQFSREYARLFGAPPRTDMKQWKEKYGTTLNA from the coding sequence ATGACCCAGCAGCTACATCATCAGAATGCGGAGCTGGCAACACTTATTCAACGGCATTGCCCAGACGAAGGATTGTTTGAAACAGCAGTACCTTCGCTGTTTCTCATACATCATCGGCAGACGACGGAACGTGCTTTTCGCGTATATCAGCCTTGTCTGTGCATGATTGCCAGCGGTGCCAAAGATATTTTTCTCGCTAACGAGCATCTTGCCTATGGACCTGCCAGCTATCTGGTTGCTTCCATGAATCTGCCGGTTGTCGGTCAGGTAGTACAGGCATCAGTGGACGAGCCGTATTTAAGCTTTAAGCTGGAATTCTCTCAAGCACAGATTCTGGAAGTACTTCATAATACCGATCTGCCACAGATGCCGCGTGATCATGCGAAACGGGCATTGTTTGTTGGGCAAAGTGAGCAGCAGTTATTGGATGCGGCAGTGCGACTGACACGATTGTTGGAGCAGCCAAAAGATATTCCGTTTCTAGCGCCACTGTTTACCAAAGAGATCTTATATAAGCTGCTTCAAACTCCGTATGGTGTAACTCTGGCACAGATTGCGTTGGAAGGCAGCAGCTCATATCGCATTCATGAAGTAATTGAGCAGATTATTCAGCAGTATGATCAGCCACTACGTGTGGAGGAATTGGCGGAGCTGGCGAGCATGAGCGTGTCGTCGTTTCACCGTAATTTCAAGGAGATTACTGCGATGAGTCCATTGCAATTCCAAAAGCAGCTTCGTTTGCAGGAGGCAAGGCGCTTGCTGCTCGCAGAATCAGCGGATGCCGCAGATGTTGCTTTTCGTGTGGGATATGAGAGTGCTTCCCAATTCAGCCGGGAGTATGCACGCTTATTCGGTGCGCCACCGCGCACGGATATGAAGCAATGGAAGGAAAAATACGGAACCACGCTCAATGCGTGA
- a CDS encoding AraC family transcriptional regulator, with product MLSASINEFTYKRHSHQEYSLGVTLRGIQRFTMDGSLQLSHSSGVMLFNPEQAHDGMANDRSGLDYVMLYVDPQLMTEATGQKELLRFSSPIVYDPVLNRKIVSLSKAMLSDQDDALCSELLISLTDSLARTDWTSRASQDVGFIRKSKDMLHADLGGVMKLEEISAELGQSKFQFIRMFKAQTGISPYQYFLNRKIEYAKQLIEQNKDVYTAVTECGFVDLTHLNKHFKSVYGITAFEYMTYLG from the coding sequence ATGCTGTCCGCCAGTATCAACGAATTTACGTACAAACGCCATTCGCATCAGGAATATTCACTTGGCGTGACACTGCGCGGGATTCAGCGGTTTACGATGGATGGCAGTCTGCAACTGTCGCATTCCAGCGGAGTGATGCTATTCAATCCCGAACAGGCGCATGATGGCATGGCAAATGACCGCAGCGGGCTGGATTACGTCATGCTGTATGTCGACCCACAGCTCATGACCGAAGCCACTGGGCAAAAAGAGCTGCTGCGCTTCTCATCGCCCATCGTTTACGATCCTGTCTTAAACCGCAAAATCGTCTCCTTATCTAAAGCGATGTTGAGCGATCAGGATGACGCATTGTGCAGTGAATTGCTAATCTCCTTGACTGACAGCCTTGCCCGTACGGATTGGACCTCCCGTGCTTCACAGGATGTCGGATTTATCCGTAAATCCAAAGATATGCTGCATGCAGATCTTGGCGGCGTGATGAAGCTGGAAGAGATTAGCGCAGAGCTGGGACAGTCCAAGTTCCAATTCATCCGTATGTTTAAAGCACAGACGGGCATTTCGCCTTACCAATACTTTCTAAATCGCAAAATTGAGTACGCCAAGCAGCTGATCGAGCAGAACAAGGATGTATACACAGCGGTGACGGAATGCGGATTTGTAGATTTAACGCATTTGAATAAGCATTTTAAAAGCGTGTATGGCATTACTGCTTTTGAATATATGACGTATCTTGGATAA
- a CDS encoding LysE family translocator, translating to MSILSFLLYCFIITFTPGPSTIVILSIAQKEGTQRALRYTYGATLAFALLLAASAFLNSMLAAVLPKVMIVMQIVGSAYMLYLAYQISRKSKTSKSGTFSGMGTFHSGFITQFVNPKVIMFTMTVIPTFIMPYYPAISGLTMGVLVITCIGFLAYTTWVMFGTIFKQFLQRHQRPANLIMTLFLIYAVVMIWV from the coding sequence ATCAGTATCCTGTCCTTTTTATTGTATTGCTTCATTATTACGTTCACACCCGGTCCAAGCACCATCGTTATTCTCTCAATTGCCCAAAAAGAGGGGACTCAGCGAGCATTGCGTTACACCTACGGTGCTACACTGGCGTTCGCGTTGCTGCTTGCGGCATCCGCCTTTTTGAATAGTATGCTGGCAGCCGTGTTGCCTAAAGTTATGATTGTTATGCAGATTGTCGGTAGCGCATATATGCTGTATCTGGCGTACCAGATTTCACGCAAATCCAAAACATCCAAATCGGGTACATTTAGCGGCATGGGTACCTTTCATTCTGGCTTTATCACACAATTCGTCAATCCCAAAGTCATTATGTTCACGATGACTGTGATTCCGACGTTTATTATGCCATACTATCCGGCGATCAGCGGACTAACAATGGGCGTGCTCGTCATTACCTGTATCGGATTTCTTGCCTATACAACATGGGTGATGTTTGGTACAATTTTCAAACAGTTTCTACAGCGGCATCAACGACCAGCGAATCTGATTATGACACTATTTCTGATCTACGCTGTCGTTATGATCTGGGTATAG